The genomic interval ATATTTTTATATTTGCTTAGACCCCTGTGCACCCGACAGGGCCAGCCGACGGGTAATTTCAACGATGGCAGACCATTTGTCACCACACCATTCCGGGGCCAACAGGCTATCTGATCTGGCTTTGGCGCTGACCCGATGATACACAATATGTTCTGGTGTTCTCTGGATCAGATCGACGGCAGCCTCCACATATTCCGGTAGCGTTAATGCTTGCAATCGGCCTGACCGCCAGGTCCGGGCCATGGCACTTCCTTCAACAACATGCAGTGGGTGCAGTTTCAATCCATCAACACCTGTTGCGATGACCTGGGAGAGGGTTTGTCGATAATCACCCTGATTTTCTCCAGGTAAACCTACAATTAAATGGCAACAAACTTTCAGGTTGTGCTGTCGGGCTCGTTCTGTCGTCTGTTGATAACATCGAAAATCATGACCCCGGTTGATTCGTTTAAGGGTCTGATCGTGAGCGCTTTGTAATCCCAGCTCCAGCCAAACTTCTTTCCCTTGCCGTTGGTAGTCTGCCAGCATTTCGATGACGTCATCGCTGACGCAATCGGGACGTGTGCCGACGCAAATACCCACAACATCTTCACTGGCAAGCGCCTGTTGATACATGCGTTTCAGGTAGCTGGTTTCGGCATAGGTGTTACTGTATGCCTGAAAATAGGCCAGATAACGGATATTACGATGTTTGAGCTCTTGTTTACGCATCACCAGCTGTTCGGTAATCGATAAATGCTGCTGTTGCGCGGCGACAAAGGAATCAACATTGCAAAAGGTACATCCCCCGCGGCCAATAGTGCCGTCCCGATTGGGGCAGGTGAAGTTGGCATCGATGGTCAGTTTTCTGATCTTACCGCCAAAACGTGCTTTAAGATCACGTCCCAGGGTATTTACGTATTGGTCGAGCTGCATGGAACTGGCTCACGGCAAAAGTCATGCAGTATAAGAAGATGGCAAAACTGACCGGATGCGCAACATCAGCATTTATAGCACTGAAGTAACCATTTTCGCGCTCAGCACAATGAGCAGCACTGAAAATATCTTTTTCAGGATGCCAACGGGCAGACGATGAGCAAGACTGACACCGATCGGTGCCGTGAAAAAACTCATGAGTGAGATGATCAAAACCGCCGGGATATAGATAAAACCAATTGTCAGGTGTTCCGCCGATGTGTTTGACCAGCCATTGACCAGATAGCCGATTGTCCCTGCGATAGCAATTGGCAGACCGATGGCCGCCGATGTGCCGATGGCGTTTTTCAACGGAATGTTGCACCAGGTCAGATAGGGAACTGTCAACGAACCTCCGCCAATAGAAACGAGTGCTGAAATGCCACCGATAACCCCGCCAGCTGACAGTACTCCTGCCGCGCCAGGCAGTTCGCGATGTTCCTTGGGTTTGATATTCAAAAACATTTGCACCGAAACGTAGGCCATGAACGCGCTGAAGAAAATTGCCAGGGGCTTGGAGCTCAAATGGGAAGCGAGAAATGTGGCGGCAAATGTGCCAAGAATAATGCCTGGAGTAATAGTTTTGACGATATCCCACCGAACACTGCCTTTGGCATGATGTGCCCTCAGACTGGACAGGGAAGTAATTATGATAGCCGCCATCGATGTTCCCAGCGCAAGATGTACCACTTCATCCACCGCCACTCCCTGGGATAAAAACAGTGTTGTCAGGGCCGGAACCATAATTCCACCACCGCCAACTCCGAGTAATCCGGCCATAATACCGACAACAGCGCCCAGTAATAGCAGCATAATAATGACATTTAGGGTGATCACGCATACTCCCTAGGAAACGGTGGATGGATCAGGTTTTTTAACTCTGAAGTGTCGATTATGTCATTCGGTTTTGGATGCCGCCATGGGGGAAAGTATCAGGATGGCAGCCAGGCCTATGGCAATGGAAAGGCCGAAGCTGGCAACGGCCGGGGTATGACTGAAGGCCAGTATTGCAAACACAGCCGTAGAAGATCCGGCCGATAACAGCACTGACTGTTGAACTTCCTGGGTCAGTCCTTTATCTGCGTAAAAAATCACACAATCAATTCCCAATGCCAGAATCAGCAATTGGGAAATCAAATGGAACGTATTCAGTTCTCCCTGTATCAAAACAGTCAGGATGGCAGAAACAGCCATTGCCAGCAGTATCGGGCTCAGAGTCCATGCCACCCGGCGATAACCATAGCGGACCCACAAAACAACTGCGACCAATAATACTGAGATCACTGTCAGGGTTAGCAGATGCTGACGATACTGGCCCAGCTTGGCTGATATCTGAGCTGGAATATCGACGTAAACCAGCCCCAGTTGATTGCTGATCTGTTTAATCTCTTGCAGATTGCTCTCGGTTTTGAAGCGAACACTGAATCCTGTGCCGGCACTGCCAGTGACATAAAGACTGCTGGACAACTCCGGCAGAGCTGCCAGCTGGTCCTCAATAGAAGCGGCATCTTCTTCGAAGGTCGGAAGTTTCATGCCATAGTCATCGCGGATAAAGTTCAGGAATCCGCCAGTTTTGGCAGCAAGCATTAACGCAGTAGCTTCCTGCTGCTGCTGAGTGTTTCGCAATAATGGCTGTAGTGACAGAGTCTGGATGCCGTCGTGTTCAAGGGTGTTGACGAAATGATCCAGTGCTTCGCTGGCACGCTCTGCTTCGGGAGAATCGATAAAGACATATTGGTGGCTGTAATTCTCGCGCCAGTGCTGAATGATTTTTGCTTCGTTGGCCAGGGTAGTGGATTTGGCGTACAACAGTTGTGTGTCATCGTCAAACAGGGGACGGCCAATCCACATGGCAGTGGCCGTGAGCACCAGTATCAGGCCGGCACTGACCAGTAACCGGAACGAATAGACAGCATTATTCAGAGGTTGTAGCAGGGGGCAGTGTTCACGGGCAGGCGTTCGCTTGTGAATATTCTGGATGAGCTGCCTGGCGCTGACCGTCACCGTCAGGAACGCACCCAGCAGGCCGGCAATCATAAATATTCCAACCTGATGCAGTAGGGCGATCGGGGTAAACTGCAGAGTCAGGTAACCGATAATGGTGGTCAGCAGGCCAAGAATCAGGGGCACTCGGATCTTATTCAGCCAGAGCCGGTGATGACGGGCAGTGCTCATGGCATGGAAGCCATAATCTCCGGCGATTCCCAGCAATGACACGGCAAATACCAGGCTGAGCAGGTGTACCTGTTGAAAGAATATCCATAAGCCCAGCAGGCCAGCCAAAACCGCATTGGTCAGCACCAGCAGGGAGATAACTGCCGGCCAGGCAGAACGATACACCCCAACAATCAGGATGATAATGGCCAGCAATGACAGTCCCATGGAGAAAGAAATCTCTTTTTTGGCCTGGGCGGTGGTGAACAATGCGTGGAAGACGGAGCCGGATTTGTAGACCGATATGTCCGGAAACTGATTTTTCAGTTGTTGCAGAGTGCTCTCAAGCCCGTCAATCAATGGCTGGGCGAGATCGTTTGTCAGGTCGGTTTTCAACTGCAGGGTAAATAACGCTGCATAATCATGCCGGTCGTGGCGCAGCCGCCATGCTCTGGACTGAAAATCAAATGAGTTGGCGGCCAGGTTCAAGAATGCGGCGCTGGCCAGCGTACTGTCCTGATCGATGCTCCTGGCCAGCCATGGGGCGAAGTTGCGATTCAGCTCCGTTTCGAACAGCAGGCGGATCTGCTCTGGATCCTGAGCGGTCAGCGCCTGCAGATATTCGGGTGTTAAAAAAGCACCGGGGTGACTGGTGATCATGTTGACCCAGGGCTCAAATGAGCCTTCGGTCTGTTCGGCCAGATCCAGCTTCCGTAAAGACTGTTGCAGAACCCCGGCAGCCTGACTGACGGTCTCCAGATTATCAGCCAACAGTAACAGGTTGATGGTGCGGGCCTGGTTTTGGGAGATGTTTTCCTGCATGGCCTGCTGCAATGGGGATGAAGATTCCTGTGGCAGCAGAGAAAGCAGATCCGTCTGAAGGGTGACAGGCTTGGCTACCCAAAGCAGGGTCAGCAGAATGACGCTGATAAGGGGCTGAAGCCACCAGTTATTGAGTCGCTGCATCAAGTTTTAACGCATCCTGTTCAGAGAGCTGGTCCGATATAAACGTCAAGTCGATGATGGTTGACGCTCCTCTGGCCTGAAATAGCGTTACCTCTTTTGGATGGCGGTCACCGCAGATTTTTACCGCTTCCAGTACCGATTGTACCTGCGAGGATTTGGCCTTCAGGCCCACGCACCAGGATTGTCGGTCACCTTTAAAGAACATTTCAAAATACCGACTCAACGGGGTCCAGTTGTTGAATATCGTGGCTTTTAATAATGCACCTATCTGTTCACCTGCAGGAATGATCCGGTAAGAGCCATCATGCTGCAACTCATAGACGCCCGTTTCAGTGACCAGCGTTGATGATGGCCTGGGCTGCTCAGAAATCCACAACAACCCTTGTGGTTGCCGGTAAATGAAGTATCCATTCGACAGAATTGGCTTTTCCAGCGCCGGGATCGTTCTTGCCTCGGTGAATGTTCCCTTGCCTGTCGCGGTAACCTGTAGATTCGTCAGTGATGGGATCTTGTGAGGATCTACGGGCGTGAAATCACTGAAATCAGCCGCCGGCCAGGCAGGTGATGCCAGGAGCACAATAATCAGTGACAGCCAAATTCGCATTTCTTGAAGGTACCTCGTACTTACTGAGCCTTGATATGGTAAAGACAAGCATGTTTCCGCCGGTGCGATAACGCCAGCAGGGTGGCTATCTTGCCAGACCGTTCCGGTTCAATCCAGGTCGGGCTTAACATCGCCGGTAAAGCGTAACTGTCCGGATGAAAAAATCATTGAACCTTGGTGATAGGTGAAGCGAATGCGATTGATGGGCCGGTGCTCCAGGGTCAGGCTGATGGTCTGACCGGCCGGTATGGCGGTCAGATAGTGCAGCGTCTCGACTGTATTGGCGTTGCAGTGATGCAAAGGAAAGTAAACGTTAGCGTAGTGGATGACCCACTGTAACTGCAGTATTCCGGGCAACGAAGTAACCGTAGCCGAAGCTTTGGCGAGATTCCTCAAGGTTGCCGGTATAAACACCTCCAGAGTCACCATGTCCGGCTGCTGGTGGACCTCTCTGATGTCAGGCCATTCATCGTTGTGGGTCAATGCTCCGGTCTCCGGTTAGAATAAACAGGCTCAGTCAAATGGCTGATAGTTGAACCAGTCAACCTTCAGCGTGCTGTCGTTGCCCGGGTAATCGCCGGCTTCGCCGCTGGACCAGTGTGTTGCGGCGTGCCAGACGTTTAACATGAAGTTTGCGGCATGCTGCGGCACCATGGTCCGGTCTGTCATATCCCAAAGAGTGATTTCCTGGTCATCCATC from Gynuella sunshinyii YC6258 carries:
- a CDS encoding sulfite exporter TauE/SafE family protein; this encodes MITLNVIIMLLLLGAVVGIMAGLLGVGGGGIMVPALTTLFLSQGVAVDEVVHLALGTSMAAIIITSLSSLRAHHAKGSVRWDIVKTITPGIILGTFAATFLASHLSSKPLAIFFSAFMAYVSVQMFLNIKPKEHRELPGAAGVLSAGGVIGGISALVSIGGGSLTVPYLTWCNIPLKNAIGTSAAIGLPIAIAGTIGYLVNGWSNTSAEHLTIGFIYIPAVLIISLMSFFTAPIGVSLAHRLPVGILKKIFSVLLIVLSAKMVTSVL
- a CDS encoding TIGR01212 family radical SAM protein (This family includes YhcC from E. coli K-12, an uncharacterized radical SAM protein.) gives rise to the protein MQLDQYVNTLGRDLKARFGGKIRKLTIDANFTCPNRDGTIGRGGCTFCNVDSFVAAQQQHLSITEQLVMRKQELKHRNIRYLAYFQAYSNTYAETSYLKRMYQQALASEDVVGICVGTRPDCVSDDVIEMLADYQRQGKEVWLELGLQSAHDQTLKRINRGHDFRCYQQTTERARQHNLKVCCHLIVGLPGENQGDYRQTLSQVIATGVDGLKLHPLHVVEGSAMARTWRSGRLQALTLPEYVEAAVDLIQRTPEHIVYHRVSAKARSDSLLAPEWCGDKWSAIVEITRRLALSGAQGSKQI